The region CGGCAGATATAGTGACGGCGTTCGACTTTTCCTGCTCCCATCCCCAAACCGGGCAAATTCGATTTCTTGAAGCCCACTACTCGCCCTTACACAACGGCAGCACAACCGTAGCTGGGGGATTAGTCGTGCTACGGGATGTTACCCGGCAGCGAGAATTGGAGCGACTCAAGCGAGAATTTACCTCCATTATCAGCCACGAAATTCGTACACCACTGTCTTCAATTCGCGGCGCTTTGGGATTAGTTGCCGAAGGCATCTTGGACGATGATCCCCAAACTGCTAAGGAGATGGTAAGCATTGCCAATAGCAACATCGAGCGGTTAGTGAGACTGGTCAACGACATTCTGGCACTCAATCGTCTGGAATCGGGACAGGTGGATTTGAAATATCAGTGGTGTCCGGCGGTTTCCCTGGTGCAGCAAGCCTTTTCCAGCGTTGAAGCCCTCGCTACTGCCCACCAGATTCGCCTGGAGGCAACCGTACCTGACGATCTCTGGGTCTGGGCTGACCCCGATTGGCTAGTGCAGGTTCTGGTCAACTTGGTCAACAATGCCATCAAGTTCTCTCCTCCCCAAACAGCGATCGCTGTCACCGCAGAGGCGATCGCCTTCGAGTCCATCATCCAGTTTTCGGTCATCGATCAAGGGCGCGGCATCCCAGCGGATAAGCTACAAACCATCTTTGGCCGCTTCCAGCAGGTTGATGCCTCCGACTCTCGCCAAAAAGGCGGAACCGGACTAGGATTGGCCATTTGCCGCCGGATTGTGCAGCAACATGGCGGGCGCATCTGGGCAGAAAGCGAACTCGACAAAGGCAGCACCTTTTATTTCACGTTGCCCCATCCAGAACAGCAGCAGGAAGCGGGAAGAGAAGAAAAAAGAGAGAAGGTTCTTTAAGGTAGAACGATCAGTGCTCCAAGGGATTTGAATCTCGATGCGGAATGCAATCGGTTTAGGAGCCTGGCGTGAAATACGCTCTATTTTGTCAAGAATGCCGTATTTTCAAAAGATTTCACTGCCTGCCAAGATAAAAACTTGGAGTGATGCCCGTTTGTGACTCATGTTTTGATCAATCAGGAGTACGACAGGGCTGCCGTTATTCATTGCAATTGCATTTGTGTTGAACGCCTGGGTACAGCACTTCAGCCCAGACGTGGCAGGAATCCGTAGCACGTTGTCGGCAATGATCGTACAACCCGTTAAAGGCGATCGCTTCAGTTTCAACCCTGTTATGCGTATGGGCAACACTCCGCCTATCCTTAAAGCAATATCTTTAACTCTTATGTCTAATTCCAATCCCAATCGCTGCATCTTGTTGATTGATGATGAACCTGATCTCTGTCGCATTGTCAAAGTCACCCTAGAACGCCTCAAGGACTGGAAAATTTTGACCGCTCAGACCGGACAGGACGGCTTCACCGTTGCCCAAACCCAACCACTGGATCTCATCTTACTCGACCTGAGCCTACCCGATGGCAATGGCTTGGAGTGGTTACAAACTCTGAAAACCAATTCAGTCACCCAATCAATTCCCGTGATTCTCTTTACAGCCAGTGACCCCGCCGACTCCACCTCCACAGATGCGTTGGGGGGCAATGGTGCCGACATTGCAGGAGTCATCCTCAAACCCTTCAACGTCCTGCAACTCGCCGATCAAATCTGTACCCAACTTCACTGGTAAAAGGGTTCGTAGTAACGACTTCAGTCGTTGCAAACCATCCCTGTCTCCGCAAAATGCAGTACACTCCTCTACACAATCAAGTCAACCTGAAACCTGAACCCCCTCAGCATTTCCTTAGAATTTTGGCTTTCAATAAGGAGCAAAACCTGCACTGACTACTTTACTGTCTATACTTCCAGGGTGCTTAGCCCCTCTCCCTGAACCTTAGTTTGTTTAGGGAGAGGTTGCTCGTAGAATGCTTCATCCCCCTTCAGGGCAAGCTGAATCGTTCAAGACGTACTAAAAGAGAAAGCTAAAATTAGTACGCTTAAACGTTGAAATCAGTATCGCAACCATCAGTTTCAACCTGAAAGAAGTTGGTACAAGGTCTCTCAGTGTAGGAATGTAGTAGTGTTCTCAAATCTCGGATCGATGCAGCAACAACCAATGATTGACTCGTCGGTGACAAACATTTCAACTACGCGACGCATTTTGTTTGTGGATGATGAGTTTGATGTGCGGCGCGTCGTGCAAACCTGTCTGGAAAAAATCGCTCACTGGACAGTGATTGTGGCAGAGTCCGGAGAAGAGGGATTACAAAAAGCTAGAACAGAACAGCCAGATGCGATCGTCCTGGATGTCATGATGCCGGTAATAGACGGTTCTCAGTTCCTTAGTGCTCTGCTGGCGCAACCAGAGACGCGATCGATTCCCGTGGTTTTATTAACGGCTAAGGCTGACTCTTTGGACGTTAAGCAGTATGAAGAAATGGGAATCAAAGGCCTGATTGGTAAACCCTTTAACCCGTTGACCTTGCATCGAGAGATCGCTACTGCCCTAAACTGGGTGGTCTGAAGCAATCAGCAAGTTAACGTACAGAATTGAATATAAATGAGTCACCCTGAGCTATAGTCGGGAAAATGTGCTATCCAGGGAAATTAGAGAAATGGCTCCCCCCAAAGCAATAGACATCACAATTAAAACCTTAACGCCTTTGTGGACAGGGGGCATAGACGGCAAGTGCGATCGCATCCACGAAACCGGCATCCTTGGCAGCCTGCGCTGGTGGATGGAAGTGTTGGTAAGAGGGATGGGAGGTAATGCCTGCGATCCAACCGAGCAGAAATGTTCTGCTAAAAATGGGCTTTGCCCCGTCTGTCAACTGTTTGGTGCAGAAGGTCAGAAACGTCGATTTCGATTAGAGATTCAGGAAACTAACATATCTGATGCGGCGATCAAACATCCTATTGCAGCAAATCTAACTTATACAAAGAATAGTAACCAAAAGACACCAACTTGGTATTTTCCAGATCCAACCCAGAACACCAAACCGCAGCCAGCGAATACTCCAAAACAAGGCACCTTTATCCTCAAGATTCAGAGCTTACATCCAGACTTTAAGCCAGAGATTATTGGTGGACTAATTCAATTCATTGCCGATTGGTCAGCATTGGGTGCGCGACCTCAAATGGGCTTTGGCGTGATTCAGGTAGAAGGAAGCCGCATCGATACCCAAGACCTCTATGACTGGCTCAAAAAAGTAGAAGGCGAATATAAATATCCAGAGTTGCCTTCACTACACAACATTTTCCTGGCAAAAATTCAGCCTAAAGCTTTTACCGAAACAGATACTTTTAATTTGAAGTATGACCTCCGTCAACTTTTCAGACCACAAGCTGGAAAACCAGATAATTTGAAGAGCTTACGTCACTTCATCATGGGCACAGTGAAAAACGATCGCCGAGCTGCCAAAATTAAAATCTCTCGTCCTTATGATGAACATGGAACAGCAGTGATGCGGGTATGGGGTTGGATTCCCGAAACAGAAACAGGCATCTATCCGAATGGCTGGGACAGAGAAAAGGTCGTAGAGGCTATTTATCACCATCTGACAGCAACCTATACCTTGCACGAGTGGCGTGAAATGAATTCAGCAAGAGATACTGTCAAGACTAATGAAAGCAGCGCTCAGTCATTTTTATGCAGCTTATTAAAAGCTAAAGAGAGTAGCAACAGAGAGAACTAATTGGAGATAAACCCATGGTGATTCAAGTTCAGCCCCGCTTTTATACACCAGAAGAATATCTGGATTTAGAAACAAGTGCAGCAGACAAAAGTGAGTATCGGGATGGAGAGATTGTGCCAATGACGGGTGGCAGTACTGACCACAATGACATTGCTGGCAATCTCTATGCTCACCTGAAGTTTGCCCTGCGACAGCAACCCTACAAGGTTTTCATTAGGGATGTGCGGCTTTGGATTCCAACCTGGCGGCTATTTACCTATCCAGATGTAATGCTGATTGCCGGAGAACCTGCATTTTATCCAGAACGAACGGATACGGTGACAAATCCCCAGATGATTGTCGAAGTGCTGTCTGAAAGTACCCGCAATTATGATCAGGGGGATAAGTTTGATGCTTACCGCACCATTCCTGAGTTTCAGGAGTATGTGCTGGTCGATCAATATCAGGTGTATGTCAAACAATTTACCAAGACAGCAGAGGGGTACTGGTTACTTAAAGAGTACCGAGAGGCGCAGCAGACATTAGCGTTGACATCCGTTGACTTTGCAATTCGCTTAGGGGAGATTTACGAAGGCATAAAGATGCAAGATGCAGAGGTGCGTGATGCAATATGATTACTACGCCTATCGGAAAGAGCGGTTGGAAAATCCGTTGAGTGAACTTGAGCAAGCTTCAGTAGAACTTGAGCAAGCAAAAAAACAGAAGAATAACAAAGATGCGCGTCAACAAGCAGAAAGGGAAATAGAGCAAGCTGCTGTAAAAGCAGTTCAGATTGAACCTCATCTATCTTATCTATGGTATGAAGCCAAGGGTTCTGACCTCAAAAATCCCGTTCGTGATGCTTGGCAAAAACACTTGCCTGCCAATCCCATTCCAAGTGAATTTCAATTTCTGCCTAAACTTTCTGACCTCGATCGCCTCCCATACCTCAGCTTCATGCTGCGTGTCCCCTTCAAGCTGCGAAAACCCTACCTGAGCAAAGACGATCGCACCTTCCACCTGCTCGATAACCCTGTCCGTAAAGACAAAGTGTTTCAAACGCCGATGGTTGCCTCCACAAGCTGGAAAGGGGCATTACACAGTGCCATGATCCAACAACTGGTTAAATGGTGGTGCGACATAGATGCTAAGACCAGCCGTACTCATCGAAAAGAGTTGCTTGCTAGACGCATTAGCATTGCCCGACTGTTTGGCACTGAAAAAGGTATTGATATAGACGATAGGAAACTGGAGAGCTATTTAGATAGTTTAGGTGACGATCATTTAGCTCGATGGTATCGACGTTATATCCGGCGGCATCTCTCTTCATCCGGCTTCTTTTCAGGTTGTCTCTATTTTTATCCAACCTTCTTTGACAAGATTGGGTTAGAAGTGATTAACCCGCACGATCGCAAAAAAGGTGCAGGCAAAAATCCCATTTTGATCGAATCAGTTCCGATCGGTGCAACAGGTGAATTCGTGATTCTATATGCGCCGTTTGGCGAGGTCAAGGAAAGCGAAGTTGCCGCAGATTTGAAACTGGTTGCGGCAGGAGTAAAAGATATGCTTATGGTTTATGGCTTTGGCGCAAAGACCAGTAGTGGCTTTGGCATTGCAGAGTTAAATGGACAAATAGAATTTGGGATTCGGGCAGACTGGTCATGTCTAGAGGAAATTTCAAATCAAAAGCTGAAATTCTTGAATGATGATGGCACTTTGAAGCAAGAATTTCTGAACGCTGACGGCAGTTTCAAAACTGAAAATCAATACAAGACTTTTCTGCAAAGTCAAGGAAGAACGCATAATAAGAAGTTATATC is a window of Leptolyngbyaceae cyanobacterium JSC-12 DNA encoding:
- a CDS encoding response regulator with CheY-like receiver domain and winged-helix DNA-binding domain (IMG reference gene:2510097237~PFAM: Response regulator receiver domain), with amino-acid sequence MIVQPVKGDRFSFNPVMRMGNTPPILKAISLTLMSNSNPNRCILLIDDEPDLCRIVKVTLERLKDWKILTAQTGQDGFTVAQTQPLDLILLDLSLPDGNGLEWLQTLKTNSVTQSIPVILFTASDPADSTSTDALGGNGADIAGVILKPFNVLQLADQICTQLHW
- a CDS encoding hypothetical protein (IMG reference gene:2510097240~PFAM: Protein of unknown function (DUF820)); the protein is MVIQVQPRFYTPEEYLDLETSAADKSEYRDGEIVPMTGGSTDHNDIAGNLYAHLKFALRQQPYKVFIRDVRLWIPTWRLFTYPDVMLIAGEPAFYPERTDTVTNPQMIVEVLSESTRNYDQGDKFDAYRTIPEFQEYVLVDQYQVYVKQFTKTAEGYWLLKEYREAQQTLALTSVDFAIRLGEIYEGIKMQDAEVRDAI
- a CDS encoding response regulator containing a CheY-like receiver domain and an HD-GYP domain (IMG reference gene:2510097238~PFAM: Response regulator receiver domain), translated to MQQQPMIDSSVTNISTTRRILFVDDEFDVRRVVQTCLEKIAHWTVIVAESGEEGLQKARTEQPDAIVLDVMMPVIDGSQFLSALLAQPETRSIPVVLLTAKADSLDVKQYEEMGIKGLIGKPFNPLTLHREIATALNWVV
- a CDS encoding CRISPR-associated protein, Cmr1 family (IMG reference gene:2510097239~TIGRFAM: CRISPR type III-B/RAMP module RAMP protein Cmr1) yields the protein MAPPKAIDITIKTLTPLWTGGIDGKCDRIHETGILGSLRWWMEVLVRGMGGNACDPTEQKCSAKNGLCPVCQLFGAEGQKRRFRLEIQETNISDAAIKHPIAANLTYTKNSNQKTPTWYFPDPTQNTKPQPANTPKQGTFILKIQSLHPDFKPEIIGGLIQFIADWSALGARPQMGFGVIQVEGSRIDTQDLYDWLKKVEGEYKYPELPSLHNIFLAKIQPKAFTETDTFNLKYDLRQLFRPQAGKPDNLKSLRHFIMGTVKNDRRAAKIKISRPYDEHGTAVMRVWGWIPETETGIYPNGWDREKVVEAIYHHLTATYTLHEWREMNSARDTVKTNESSAQSFLCSLLKAKESSNREN
- a CDS encoding hypothetical protein (IMG reference gene:2510097241) — encoded protein: MQYDYYAYRKERLENPLSELEQASVELEQAKKQKNNKDARQQAEREIEQAAVKAVQIEPHLSYLWYEAKGSDLKNPVRDAWQKHLPANPIPSEFQFLPKLSDLDRLPYLSFMLRVPFKLRKPYLSKDDRTFHLLDNPVRKDKVFQTPMVASTSWKGALHSAMIQQLVKWWCDIDAKTSRTHRKELLARRISIARLFGTEKGIDIDDRKLESYLDSLGDDHLARWYRRYIRRHLSSSGFFSGCLYFYPTFFDKIGLEVINPHDRKKGAGKNPILIESVPIGATGEFVILYAPFGEVKESEVAADLKLVAAGVKDMLMVYGFGAKTSSGFGIAELNGQIEFGIRADWSCLEEISNQKLKFLNDDGTLKQEFLNADGSFKTENQYKTFLQSQGRTHNKKLYQDAKRWWEANNNKPKLPESFKSKKLISFESLITTAEECCNQQIKGSESNG